The genomic interval CGCATCGACGACTTCTCCGAGCATGCTGAAGGACTGGCGTCGTGGCTGCTCGACGAGGTCGCGAACGAAGAGCTCGTGTATGGGGTGGATGGAAAGAGGGTCTCGATATTCCGGGTGCTCGAGGTGTCGGAGCCACGGGTGAAGGAGTGGATGTTCAGGCTCATCCAGGTGATGGAGGCGCGCGGCATGGATGACCCCTCACGGAGATACGCGTACCTGTACTGCTTGATGATGGGCTGGCAGCTCCACATGGCGGTGGTCGCACGGGCCTACCTCGATGGCGTGGACATCGGTTCGCCGGTGGTCCGGCACGATGTCACCGAGACCTATGTCCACTGGATGCGTGAAGCCTGGGACGCTGCCTGCCGTGCCTGTCTCTCGTGTCCCTCCGAGGAGATGCTGCGAGACGCGAGCGTCCACGGCGTCTACGAGGAGCTCGCCGTGAGCTGGCGTCTCACCATCGACGAGACGCTGGAGCGCTACTTGGGCGCCCCGGGGAAATGGGCGTAGTCCTTGTTCCGCCAGACGCACACCTTCCACACGGAGTCCTCCTCGCGCGTCCACACCATGGTCAGCATTCCACGCCGGTCCGGCCAGGGCTGGCCGTCGAAGGTCGCGCCGGACTGGGTCCACTCCCAATCCACCACCGCGACATCGGGACGCAGGAAGCGGACACCCAGGACGCGGGTCGTGGACTTCGCGCGGGCGAAGCTCACGCGGCCCGGCTGTGGCGTGGGCGAGAAGATGTTCTCGTGGACCTCCTCGATGACCTTGCGTCCTCGCAGCCACGTCCCCGGCGGCGCATTGAAGTCCGCGTCCTCCGTGAAGCACGCCGCCAGTCGCCGGGCATCCATCCCATCCAACGCCTCTCGGACGCGCTCCACCGCGGCCAGGACACCGGCTTCGTCGAATCCTTGCGTGGGCTCCATGTCGTCTCCTCGTGTGACGTGTGTGGCCCACACCATGCGAGTCCAGGGCCATACGGACAATTCAGCGTTTCAGGAAGCTCTGTCCTAGAATCGGGGACAATGGACCTTCGAGCGTTGGACCTCGTCGCCGTGTTCGTGCAGGTGGTGGACTCCCGCAGCTTTCGCGCGGCGGCGACGTTGCTCGGCATGTCCAAGTCCACGGTGAGTCTGAAGGTGGCGCAGCTCGAGGACACGCTGGGGGCTCGGCTCCTCGAGCGGACGACCCGCACGCTGAAGCTGACGGAGGTCGGGACCGCGTTCTATGCACAGGCACAGCCCGCGCTCTCGCAGCTCCACGATGCGGGACAACACGTGCTCGATACTCGCGCGCGTCCCTCGGGCCGGCTGCGCATCGCGATGCTGTTCGAGCCGGGCCAGCTCCTCTTGAGCGGCATCCTCTCCGAATATCTCCAGCGCTACCCCGAGGTGCACGTCGACGTGGAGCTGACCGACCGCTATGTCGACCTGGTCAACGAGGGCTTCGACGTGGCGCTGCGGCCCGGGCCGCTTCCCGACTCATCGCTCAAGTCCCTCCGCTTCACCGTCTCCGGAGGCATGAGGCTGTACGCGAGCCCCGCGTACCTGCGGCGCAAGGGGCGGCTCCAACGCCCGGAGGACCTCGCGTCCCACGACTGCCTGGTCATGAGCACGAAGCATCCCCCCGCGCAGTGGGACTTCATCCGGGGACGCCGCAAGGTGTCCGTCCGCGTGAAGGAGCGGATGCGGGTCAACAGCTTCGT from Myxococcus stipitatus carries:
- a CDS encoding LysR family transcriptional regulator, whose protein sequence is MDLRALDLVAVFVQVVDSRSFRAAATLLGMSKSTVSLKVAQLEDTLGARLLERTTRTLKLTEVGTAFYAQAQPALSQLHDAGQHVLDTRARPSGRLRIAMLFEPGQLLLSGILSEYLQRYPEVHVDVELTDRYVDLVNEGFDVALRPGPLPDSSLKSLRFTVSGGMRLYASPAYLRRKGRLQRPEDLASHDCLVMSTKHPPAQWDFIRGRRKVSVRVKERMRVNSFVLLRDLAVAGHGLARLPESFARPAVHAGKLRSVLDAYAPPPVEWHALYPSARNLSPKVRAFLEVLEQRFLRAFDELASTA
- a CDS encoding SgcJ/EcaC family oxidoreductase encodes the protein MEPTQGFDEAGVLAAVERVREALDGMDARRLAACFTEDADFNAPPGTWLRGRKVIEEVHENIFSPTPQPGRVSFARAKSTTRVLGVRFLRPDVAVVDWEWTQSGATFDGQPWPDRRGMLTMVWTREEDSVWKVCVWRNKDYAHFPGAPK